In the Blautia coccoides genome, AAAGACAATCGCTGATATGATATATAAAAATGCTAAGGCGCTGGAGGTTCTGGCATGTATCTTTGACAGCTTTTTAAAATCCGAGAAGACACAGCCTGCCCCGGATATCCCGGAGGTTTTTATGGATATCTTTGATGATATATCCAGGATGCCCACTGCCGGTATGAATCTGAAAACACTGGCGGAAAAATATCATATGAATCCTACGTATATTTCCAACAAGTTCAAGGAGTATTTCGGAATATCCCCTATTTTCCTGCAGAGGAATATGCTTTTTGAGAAGGCGAAGGACTACCTTCTTTCCTCCGCCATGAATATAAATGAGATTTCAGGAGAGCTGGGTTTTTCGGAACATGCAGTATTTACAAGATTTTTTACGGAAAAAGCCGGAATATCCCCAAAGGAATTCAGAAATACCGGATTTTAAATCAGATGTAAGGCTAAGTGTTTAAAGGTGTTCATCATCCGGCAGACTCATGTCATCAAGTGGATACGGTTTGTGCTTGGTCTCCTCTTTCAGATATCCCCTGAACTGGCTGGGGGTATACCCCATGGTTCTGCGAAACTGGCTGCAAAAGGCAGCCGCGTCCCTGAATCCGCAGGAATAGGCAATTTCCGTTATTGTATACTGGGGGGAGCGGAGCATACTTGCAGCCGTCTGCAGCCGCAGGCGCATGAGATATTGTTTTGGTGATATGTGTTCCTCCTCCATGAAAATGCGGTACAGATAAGAGCGGTCAACGCCAATATAAGAGGCAATGTCAGATATGCGTATATTATAGCTGTAGTTATTGTTCATATACGCCCTGGCCCTGGCCAGATACTGGCGGGGATAATCTTCCCGGCTGGTAGGTTCCTGCTCCTGCATGGTGCCGAGAAATTCAAAAAAGTGTCCTATCAGAGTCAGGCTGTTCTGCCCGGAGGAGAGAAAAGCATCAAGCAGTTCCAGTATCCGGGATATGACAGCCTCCTTTTTTTCCTGGTCGTTCCGGCAAAAGTATACGCAGGAGTTCTGGAAACAAGTTCTGTCCAGAATATCCTCCACACTCATGCCGTCAAAGCCCACCCAGGCGTACCGCCACGGCTCTTTTGTATCAGCCTGGTAGTAGGTGGACTCCATGGGAGATATGAGGAACGCATCCCCTGCCTTCAGATGGTACGTTTCCCCGTTTCTTTTATAGACACCTTTTCCATCCAGCACCACATGGATCAGATAGTGGGGGCGGATGGCAGGGCCGAAGGCGTGCCCCGGAGTACATGGCTCAGTGCCGCAGAAATAGATGGACAGGGTGCCCGATGGCTTTGCATTCATTGTGTTCGCTCCTTTGTGTGTGACGGTTACCGTTATGCAACATTTTTACAATATTAAGAAACAAATAAGATAGAATATTTTCTGTTCTG is a window encoding:
- a CDS encoding AraC family transcriptional regulator, encoding MSDRLKPLIQRAVLDIVEYDYQTRTEMVQLDRRMPFCVMSYLKRGEALLRIQGKEYQCRGGDAIFVPPNIKHDHVKTSKEETEFLWWHFNFRTAYNIDVLSFVKLPYKVHMENSNEFEQKFFDYMEAIQNEKTIADMIYKNAKALEVLACIFDSFLKSEKTQPAPDIPEVFMDIFDDISRMPTAGMNLKTLAEKYHMNPTYISNKFKEYFGISPIFLQRNMLFEKAKDYLLSSAMNINEISGELGFSEHAVFTRFFTEKAGISPKEFRNTGF
- a CDS encoding AraC family transcriptional regulator; the encoded protein is MNAKPSGTLSIYFCGTEPCTPGHAFGPAIRPHYLIHVVLDGKGVYKRNGETYHLKAGDAFLISPMESTYYQADTKEPWRYAWVGFDGMSVEDILDRTCFQNSCVYFCRNDQEKKEAVISRILELLDAFLSSGQNSLTLIGHFFEFLGTMQEQEPTSREDYPRQYLARARAYMNNNYSYNIRISDIASYIGVDRSYLYRIFMEEEHISPKQYLMRLRLQTAASMLRSPQYTITEIAYSCGFRDAAAFCSQFRRTMGYTPSQFRGYLKEETKHKPYPLDDMSLPDDEHL